From the Bacillus sp. FJAT-22090 genome, the window TAACTGAGCAATACCTACGGCACCTTGTAACTCTGTCATACGGTAGTTCGGCGCTAAGTACTCTAACTCCTTTAAGACGGACGTTTCTTGTCTGTGATAATTTTTATCAGCAAATGCATGAGTAGTGAAATAATCCGACTCTGAGCCTGAGTTAACAGTCACAATTCCTCCGTCTCCAGTAGAAATGTGCTTAAAATCATTTGTACTAAAGCACCCATAGTCACCAATTGTGCCAGTTAAACGCCCTTTATATGTCGTAAGATAACTTTGTGCACAATCTTCAATGACTTTGAGATTATACCTTTTCGCAAGTTCCATGATGGGGTCCATATCGCATGGGTTGCCAGCCAAATGAACTACAATGATCGCCTTTGTTCTCGGAGTTATTTTTTCTTCAATTGTTTCAGCGGTCATTGTATAGCTATAGGGATTCAAATCAGCAAACACAGGTATTGCATTTTGGTAAAGAACTCCGATTACCGTCCCTTGATCTGTAATTGGACTTGTTATAACCTCATCCCCAACTGAAACTCCAGCAGCACCAAGGGCTACATGAAGCGCTGCAGTACCAGAGGATGTAGCGACACTATATTCAACTCCGTATAAATCATTAAAATCACTCAGAAATTGTTTAACCTTATTTCCAAAATGATAAAATAATGTATTTTGCTCAAGAGCTTCCAACAACTCACTTGCCTCATCAAGTCCAAAACGTTGGCCAGTACCAAAAGGAGTTGTTTTCACTTTTGATCCACCTTTTAAAGCCAGAATATTTTCCCCCATAATAAGTCCCCCAAATTAGGCTTCTTTCAGAATCTCAGCTGTTTTTGAGACCTGTTTACAATTAAACCCAAATCTTTGTACTATCTCCAAATTATTTGTATCTAAGTTTTGATTTTTGGATAATGGAACTAGGATTACAAAGTCATTTCTTTCCATTGATCCAGTTAATTCAATTTCTCCTGATTCACTTATGCCTGTTATAGATAATTTTCGACGTTCCCTTTCCCAATCATTGATTTGCCGGCTGGTCCAAAACGTAAAATCCTGATCTTTGGCAGTAGTTATTAATTCTAGAATTGCTTCACGTACTTTCGGCTGGTTGTAAATATGAAACTGATGGAAAAGAAAATGAGCCACTCCGTTTACCCTTTTTACACCATCTAAGAATGGCTGAATTACACTAACGTCTGAAAGCGTATTATGATTTAAATCTTGCGTTAAAAAACCAATTTCCAAAACGTCATAGAAACGATTCTTTTCATCCGACCATGATATTGGAAAATAAGGATGGCAGGTTCCGAACAAAAAGCCAATATTCCCTTTTTTGCTAGGGCCTCTTGATTGATCTACTTGTATCCCATTTTTTTCACACCACGCAAATAAATCTCCCCAGCCTTCGTAACGCGTATAATGATTTTTATTTGAAATAATGTCTTCAGTATCTGCTGCTTTTTTTATCCACTTTAATTGTGATGTAAAGGCATCCTCTGACCAAACTCCATCTTCCTGTTCTAGTGCATTATAATGTAAAGCAATTTCATGTCCATCTCTTTTAATCTGTTCATAGATCAAAGAGCTATATCCCGGCGCTATCATACACCAAGTTGATTGGACATTTTCAGATTTAAGGGTATCTAATGTTATTTGAGCTGATTCATCGACATTTAAATCACTGTCATGGGATATCATGGCCACATATTTCACATCAGAAGGCCACAGATCTAAGAATGGAAGTGTCAATCCTTTTTCCATAACACATTTTAATAGATGCTCAACAATAACTTCTTTCCACAAGTCAGCATAAGGGTGTGGGAAATAAAGCATCCCTGTTTCTGAATAAGTTCTGTCTAAAACCCAGTCTAATTCAAAACCGTCTTCCGCCTTTAAAATATTTTCGTCTAGGTTTGCCGAACCATCAGGAGCTGGTATTCCATCTTCAATCACATGTTGAGTACCTTGTTGCAACCCAACTATTGTACTTGGAATGGAAACTGCCCAACGCTCTATTATCCCTTCACCATATTTAATCCGTTGTAATGCAGTTGCTTCTTGCCCATTCTTTGTCTCATTGATCAAACCCATTTCAATTACTTTCAAACGGTTATGTTCATTCTTCCAAGGATCCGCATGAAGAAAACGCAATGGAACACTTTGATTTAGAAAGCTAGACAAATGAGCATATCCTTTAATAGGCTCTAAATTCTTAGAAAAACCTAATAATTCTCTAGCACTTTCCAATCCACCATATGAAATCACTGTTCCTCCAGCATGAACATATTCTAATATTTTTGAAGTAGTATTTATGCTTACTTGACACTGAGCTATCATCAAAACATCAAATGTTTCATATTCTCCCAAAATATCAATTTTTTCATATGGTAGTCTGAAATGATCAAGAATTTCAAATAAATATTTCTCAAAAATATTCTGTCCTTTTGACCATCGTAACTCCGCTTCTTCTTCATCAAAAACGATTCCCAGTTTAGCCATTTTCATATTAACATCACCTCTCAGAACATATAATACATGTATACAACATGTATTTATAACCTTTTATTAAATAGTAGTATAAATACAATTATTAATCAATTAATTTTTTGAAAATTTTATAAATTCTATTTTAATGGTTTTATCCAAGGTAAAGGTATTTTTTTTATACATACAAAGGACATCAGACTGTAGACAAACTCAAAGAATTTGAAATTGTCTATAGTCTTTTTTTATTTACAATACATAGTAAGAAATCGTCGATTTCCGTTTCAGGCGCTACGCTTTCCACGGGCACGGCCTCAGCCTTCCCCCTCTCTACGCTCAGTCCGGGTGCTTCGGCTCGTGCTGTTCCCGTAGGAGTCTTCGCGCCTTCCACTCCAATCGACTAGTGTTGGCTAATTTAAAAAGTGTTGAGTTTCTAAATCTTCTAAGACGTTAAGGTGTTGAATATCATGATCACTAAAAACCAAATCAATGAACGTGAATAACTTGAAATGCTAACGATTGAGCAGCTTGTACCGAAGGACCATTTGGTCCGTAAATTAGATGCCGAGATTGATTTCCATTTCATTTATCCATTAGTAGAACATCTTTACTCTGCTACTGGGCGACCAAGTATTGATCCCGTTGTGTTATTTAAAATGACGTTTATTCAATATACATTTGGAATCCGTTCGATGCTCCAAACAATAAAAGAGATTGAAACGAATATGGCGTATCGCTGGTTTTTAGGATTTGGTTTTCATACAGAAATACCACACTTCTCAACCTTCGTTAAGAACTACGAACGTCGTTTTCAAGAGACCGACATCTTTGAACAAATCGCATCTTAAAAGAGATTATGGACCGTGGTCTATTATCAGAAGACCATGTATTCATTGATTCAACTCATGTGAAGGCGAGTGCTATTAAACGCGAGTATGGCAAGAAGATCGTAACGAAAGAAACACGTGCCTACGAGGAAAAGCTTCAAGAAGAGCTGAATCTAGATCGTGAAGAAAACGGAAAAAAGCCGTTTCCCCCGGAGAAGTACGTGATGAAATGAAGGAAATCAAGGTGAGAGACGAACTCTCGGGGTACTTTTTCTACAGCTGGACATGTATTCATTCTTAAAACGAATTGAATAATTTGCAAATGATATTATTTTCCTTTACATAGATTTGTTCTTACCTCTTCAATAATAGAAGGAAGTTCAGCTAAATCATTTACATATAGTTCTGTTACAAATGTATCCCATTGATAGTCTTTCTTCCAAATGCTAATCATACCAACGTTTCTAGATGCTATGACATCATTTTCCGGATGGTCACCAACAAATATACTTTCGTTCGGATTTACTTGGAGTTTTTTTAATGCTCTTTCAAATATCTCTGGATCTGGTTTTTTAATTCCTTCCCATTCAGACACGAGGATAGCCTTGAAATACTTTTCTATGCCCAATGCCTTCAAATTATTCATCTGAAAGTCCCCAAATCCATTCGTAATCATTCCTAAAACTAAATTATTTTTTTGGAGTTTTTCCAGCATGCTTAATACATTAGGAAATGGAACACAATGATTCGGAAATTGAGAAATATAATCTTGTAATAAGTACTGCCAGTCAATTCCCTCTATCTCTAGCTCACTCACTAATTGTTGATAGACCTTATCTTTCCATACATAACCACTGCAATCTAACTCAATAAATCTTTTCGTATATGTATCTTTTGGAATATCGCCTACCCATTTTTTAAACCGCTCGTATTGATCGTCAATAAAATTCCTTACTGATTCATCACGGTTTAACAACGTTCCATCAAGATCAAAAATGATTGCCTTAATCATTTGTACTACCCCTTTCTTTTCTTTTTCTATCCTCATACTTAAGGAGTTCCACCTCTACCTCTAAATCGTTGAATCTTTTCTCTAAATTGTGGCTTCAAACATTGCTCCAGCTGCCACTGCCAAAGCTATCCATACGATAAAAGTCATATAGTTCCCCTTTACTAATGATAGATTATATTATTTTTTGTTAATTTAATTTATATTACCACTATAGAGTAACTATTGGTTAAAAGAGGGTTTAAAAGATAAGCATTGTTTCCTCCACCTTACATTCTACCTTTTATGCACTTGTCAATTCATAGGACCACAATCATAAAAATAAATAAAAGACCTATCCGCCGAAGCGAATAGCTCTTCTATTAAAACTTTGAACCGCTGTCCCCATACTCATCTAGTAATTCTGCAAATGATTTGTTCTTCTCTCTTTGCTTTTTTTCAAATGCAAGCATTGCTTGTCGTTCTTCCTCTTTTTCTTGCTCTTCTGCCACTAATTGTTTCTTTGTTTCTTTTAGTTTAGCAAGCACATCAGAGGAAAGTTGATCAAACAAACCATTTCCTTCTTCTTTTTGAACAGCTGGCTTAACAGGCTGTCTTTGTTTTTTCTTTGCCAAATGTTTCACCTTCTTTTATTAACGCTTAATAATTGTAGCTACCCCTTGTCCTCCACCGATACAAAGTGTCGCTAATCCAGTTTTTGCATCCTTTTTCTCCATTTCATGAAGTAAAGAAACAAAAATTCTTGCTCCACTTGCTCCGATTGGATGGCCTAAAGCAATAGCACCACCATTAACGTTTAGTTTATCATGATCAAATGAAAGCTCTCTATCTACAGCAATCGACTGCGCAGCAAAGGCTTCATTTGCTTCAATTAAATCGATATCCGCTAGTGAAAGGTTGGATTTTTTTAGAACCTTTTTCACTGCTTCCACTGGACCAATACCCATAACACTTGGATCTACCCCAGCAGATGCATTTGCAACAATCGTAGCTAATGGTTTTATGCCCAATTCGTCTGCTTTTGCTTTAGACATAACAACTACCGCTGCTGCACCATCATTTATTCCGGAAGCATTTCCTGCCGTTACAGAACCATCCTTTTTAAAAGCTGGGCGTAAAGTACTTAATTTTTCTTGAGTGGACCCTTTTTTCGGATATTCATCGGTATCAAATATGATTGAATCTCCTTTTCGTTGAGGAATTTCTACTGGAACAATCTCATCCACAAATTTTCCCTCTTCAATTGCTTTTGCTGCACGAGCTTGGGAACGTGCGGAAAATGAATCTTGCTCTTCTCTTGTAATATTGAATTGGTCACAAAGATTTTCAGCTGTTATCCCCATATGATAATCGTTAAACGCACACCACAAACCATCAGAAATCATACTGTCTACGACTTTTTGATCTCCCATTCGGAAACCATCTCTAGCATTTTTTAATAGATAAGGAGCTTGGCTCATATTTTCCATTCCACCTGCTACTATTATATCTGCATCTCCTGCGATAATAGCTTGAGATGCAAGATGGATTGCTTTAAGACCTGAACCGCATACTTTGTTTATTGTTAATGCTGAAACAGCAACTGGTAATCCTGCTTGAATCGAAGCTTGTCTTGCTGGATTTTGTCCTAAGCCCGCTTGCAGGACATTTCCCATAATAACTTCATCTACAGAATCCTTAGCGATCCCTGCTTTTTCTAACGCTTTTTCAATAACAATAGCACCTAATTTTGTTGCAGGTATATCTTTCAGTGCCCCTTGGAAAGATCCGATTGCTGTCCTAACAGCACTTACAATAACTACTTCGTTTGTCACAGTTAAACTCCTCCTCTTAATCCCCTAAAATAAAATTTGCTTGTTTAACCATCCATTCCTTACAATATAGATGGAGGGATGATTATGTTCAGTTTACCAAAAAAAGTGACAATTATCGAGGTCGGTCCGAGAGATGGATTACAGAACGAAAAAAATGAAGTACCAACTGAAGTTAAATTAGAGTTTATCGAGAAACTTCAAAAAGCTGGTGTAAAGGAAATGGAGCTCACATCATTTGTATCACCCAAATGGGTTCCACAAATGAAGGATGCAAAAGAAATAGTAGGTAATACCACTAAATTTGGAAGGCAATTTGTTTTAACACCTAATGAAAAAGGAATTGAACTCGCAAAACAAGCGGGGGCAAATAATTTTGCGGTATTTGTAGGGGTATCA encodes:
- a CDS encoding DegT/DnrJ/EryC1/StrS family aminotransferase — encoded protein: MGENILALKGGSKVKTTPFGTGQRFGLDEASELLEALEQNTLFYHFGNKVKQFLSDFNDLYGVEYSVATSSGTAALHVALGAAGVSVGDEVITSPITDQGTVIGVLYQNAIPVFADLNPYSYTMTAETIEEKITPRTKAIIVVHLAGNPCDMDPIMELAKRYNLKVIEDCAQSYLTTYKGRLTGTIGDYGCFSTNDFKHISTGDGGIVTVNSGSESDYFTTHAFADKNYHRQETSVLKELEYLAPNYRMTELQGAVGIAQLRKLNWICTRRNELGEKLNHGLSAINGINPMRITKEGWCSYWFYMLTLNTEHLSCSREEFSEALSAEGIPNQPGYIPKVLYAQPLFQKKQAYLNSHFPFETATYDYSIGSCPNAERILETAIRLNISEFYTNQDIEDMIAAVNKVASYYVL
- a CDS encoding HAD family hydrolase gives rise to the protein MIKAIIFDLDGTLLNRDESVRNFIDDQYERFKKWVGDIPKDTYTKRFIELDCSGYVWKDKVYQQLVSELEIEGIDWQYLLQDYISQFPNHCVPFPNVLSMLEKLQKNNLVLGMITNGFGDFQMNNLKALGIEKYFKAILVSEWEGIKKPDPEIFERALKKLQVNPNESIFVGDHPENDVIASRNVGMISIWKKDYQWDTFVTELYVNDLAELPSIIEEVRTNLCKGK
- a CDS encoding YqkE family protein, encoding MAKKKQRQPVKPAVQKEEGNGLFDQLSSDVLAKLKETKKQLVAEEQEKEEERQAMLAFEKKQREKNKSFAELLDEYGDSGSKF
- a CDS encoding acetyl-CoA C-acetyltransferase, with translation MTNEVVIVSAVRTAIGSFQGALKDIPATKLGAIVIEKALEKAGIAKDSVDEVIMGNVLQAGLGQNPARQASIQAGLPVAVSALTINKVCGSGLKAIHLASQAIIAGDADIIVAGGMENMSQAPYLLKNARDGFRMGDQKVVDSMISDGLWCAFNDYHMGITAENLCDQFNITREEQDSFSARSQARAAKAIEEGKFVDEIVPVEIPQRKGDSIIFDTDEYPKKGSTQEKLSTLRPAFKKDGSVTAGNASGINDGAAAVVVMSKAKADELGIKPLATIVANASAGVDPSVMGIGPVEAVKKVLKKSNLSLADIDLIEANEAFAAQSIAVDRELSFDHDKLNVNGGAIALGHPIGASGARIFVSLLHEMEKKDAKTGLATLCIGGGQGVATIIKR